From the genome of Antennarius striatus isolate MH-2024 chromosome 19, ASM4005453v1, whole genome shotgun sequence, one region includes:
- the LOC137613342 gene encoding CCAAT/enhancer-binding protein zeta-like isoform X5: MAAENKRRSKAKAEFTGPVETEDPTGEGGTGGGTGSDDGGEEEFSLEEVLRLGGTQADYVLLAGLDDSNELVDGGRKGAIDDLEEGELEAFISRLGVRAFSGLQVISDDPGGDAAPTERKRPPAAEDPASSPQVTTSPQVTTSPQVTTSPQGEKKKKEKKKKPGEEPQRASAGAPPPASGVFDFQQRGVLLIRPGGKWFHLDYANESSASPQDPTLVARYLSLARRLLEAEVELYRRRRSLQGGANAGWMKTVVSAGVLADRMAAMTLLVQDAPVHTLEHVDALVTLMGRPGGRRAGLMALDTLRELLLSDLLPEDRKLRPFAQHPFDQLEQRASGNRDARDRRLLLWCFEAQLKQRVARFVGALDALGRDTVGAAKARALSTAHQLLAARPEQERALLGQVVNKLGDPDYQTAARAAHLLGGLLQQHPNMRAVVCGEVERLLFRPNRLHQEEGPAVQDAGRPAGGRQPGVPLCRARRPEGAGAAGHPVPGGAPGALQHGGAGAHAAVPGDGRPAGRVRPLLRGSVQEAPGPGPGLLQADTPPEPAVPVLEDRPGAEAGPCLHAAPPAGRRPAGPRLRVWRPLPGVGGDAGQTGAPAAAAGGRGRRGGGVQGPR; this comes from the exons ATGGCGGCGGAAAACAAACGTCGTTCCAAAGCTAAAGCGGAGTTTACCGGACCGGTGGAGACGGAGGATCCGACCGGGGAGGGGGGCACCGGCGGCGGGACCGGAAGTGATGACGGTGGAGAGGAGGAGTTCAGCCTGGAGGAGGTGCTGCGACTCGGCGGGACGCAG GCCGACTACGTGCTGCTGGCCGGTCTGGACGACTCCAACGAGCTGGTGGACGGGGGGAGGAAGGGGGCGATAGACGACCTGGAGGAGGGCGAGCTGGAGGCCTTCATCAGCAGGCTGGGCGTCCGGGCGTTCTCTGGTCTGCAGGTCATCAGCGACGATCCTGGGGGGGACGCCGCCCCCACCGAGAGGAAACGGCCTCCAGCGGCGGAAGACCCAGCGTCGTCACCCCAGGTGACGACGTCACCCCAGGTGACGACGTCACCCCAGGTGACGACGTCACCGcagggagagaagaagaagaaagagaagaagaagaaaccggGGGAGGAGCCCCAGCGGGCGTCGGCTGGGGCTCCTCCCCCGGCGTCGGGCGTCTTTGACTTCCAGCAGAGGGGGGTCCTGCTGATCCGCCCGGGGGGGAAGTGGTTCCACCTGGACTACGCCAACGAAAGCTCCGCCTCCCCGCAGGACCCCACCCTGGTGGCGCGCTACCTGAGCCTGGCGCGCCGCCTGCTGGAGGCGGAGGTGGAGCTCTAccgcaggaggcggagcctccagGGGGGGGCCAACGCCGGCTGGATGAAGACGGTGGTGTCGGCGGGCGTGCTGGCGGACCGCATGGCGGCCATGACGCTACTGGTGCAGGACGCCCCGGTGCACACGCTGGAGCACGTGGATGCCCTGGTGACCCTGATGGGGCGGCCGGGGGGCCGGCGGGCGGGGCTGATGGCGCTGGACACGCTCagggagctgctgctgtccgACCTGCTGCCCGAGGACCGCAAGCTCCGCCCCTTCGCCCAGCACCCCTTCGACCAGCTGGAGCAGCGGGCGAGCGGGAACCGCGACGCCCGGGACCGGCGGCTGCTGCTCTGGTGCTTCGAGGCCCAGCTGAAGCAGCGGGTGGCCCGCTTCGTGGGGGCGCTGGACGCCCTGGGCCGCGACACGGTGGGGGCCGCCAAGGCCCGGGCACTGAGCACCGCCCACCAGCTGCTGGCAGCACGCCCCGAGCAGGAGAGGGCGCTGCTGGGCCAGGTGGTCAACAAGCTGGGCGACCCCGACTACCAGACGGCAGCACGGGCGGCGCACCTGCTGGGggggctgctgcagcagcacccCAACATGCGGGCGGTGGTGTGCGGCGAGGTGGAGCGCCTCCTGTTCCGCCCCAAC CGCCTGCATCAGGAAGAAGGACCTGCAGTCCAAGATGCTGGGCGCCCTGCTGGCGGGCGTCAACCGGGCGTACCCCTATGCCGGGCCAGGCGACCAGAAGGTGCAGGAGCAGCTGGACACCCTGTTCCAGGTGGCGCACCTGGGGCGCTTCAGCACGGCGGTGCAGGCGCTCACGCTGCTGTTCCAGGTGATGGACGCCCAGCAGGGCGTGTCCGACCGCTACTACGTGGCTCTGTACAG GAAGCTCCTGGACCCGGCCCTGGGCTCCTGCAGGCCGACACCCCTCCTGAACCTGCTGTTCCGGTCCTTGAAGACAGACCTGGCGCTGAGGCGGGTCCATGCCTTCATGCGGCGCCTCCTGCAGGTCGCCGCCCAGCAGGGCCCCGCCTTCGCGTGTGGCGCCCTCTACCTGGTGTCGGAGGTGATGCGGGTCAAACCGgggctccagcagctgctgcaggagggcGGG gacggcgaggaggaggagttcaGGGACCTCGCTGA
- the LOC137613342 gene encoding CCAAT/enhancer-binding protein zeta-like isoform X7, giving the protein MAAENKRRSKAKAEFTGPVETEDPTGEGGTGGGTGSDDGGEEEFSLEEVLRLGGTQADYVLLAGLDDSNELVDGGRKGAIDDLEEGELEAFISRLGVRAFSGLQVISDDPGGDAAPTERKRPPAAEDPASSPQVTTSPQVTTSPQVTTSPQGEKKKKEKKKKPGEEPQRASAGAPPPASGVFDFQQRGVLLIRPGGKWFHLDYANESSASPQDPTLVARYLSLARRLLEAEVELYRRRRSLQGGANAGWMKTVVSAGVLADRMAAMTLLVQDAPVHTLEHVDALVTLMGRPGGRRAGLMALDTLRELLLSDLLPEDRKLRPFAQHPFDQLEQRASGNRDARDRRLLLWCFEAQLKQRVARFVGALDALGRDTVGAAKARALSTAHQLLAARPEQERALLGQVVNKLGDPDYQTAARAAHLLGGLLQQHPNMRAVVCGEVERLLFRPNVGARAQYYAICFLSQVRLAPGDAPLASRLIAIYFSFFSACIRKKDLQSKMLGALLAGVNRAYPYAGPGDQKVQEQLDTLFQVAHLGRFSTAVQALTLLFQVMDAQQGVSDRYYVALYR; this is encoded by the exons ATGGCGGCGGAAAACAAACGTCGTTCCAAAGCTAAAGCGGAGTTTACCGGACCGGTGGAGACGGAGGATCCGACCGGGGAGGGGGGCACCGGCGGCGGGACCGGAAGTGATGACGGTGGAGAGGAGGAGTTCAGCCTGGAGGAGGTGCTGCGACTCGGCGGGACGCAG GCCGACTACGTGCTGCTGGCCGGTCTGGACGACTCCAACGAGCTGGTGGACGGGGGGAGGAAGGGGGCGATAGACGACCTGGAGGAGGGCGAGCTGGAGGCCTTCATCAGCAGGCTGGGCGTCCGGGCGTTCTCTGGTCTGCAGGTCATCAGCGACGATCCTGGGGGGGACGCCGCCCCCACCGAGAGGAAACGGCCTCCAGCGGCGGAAGACCCAGCGTCGTCACCCCAGGTGACGACGTCACCCCAGGTGACGACGTCACCCCAGGTGACGACGTCACCGcagggagagaagaagaagaaagagaagaagaagaaaccggGGGAGGAGCCCCAGCGGGCGTCGGCTGGGGCTCCTCCCCCGGCGTCGGGCGTCTTTGACTTCCAGCAGAGGGGGGTCCTGCTGATCCGCCCGGGGGGGAAGTGGTTCCACCTGGACTACGCCAACGAAAGCTCCGCCTCCCCGCAGGACCCCACCCTGGTGGCGCGCTACCTGAGCCTGGCGCGCCGCCTGCTGGAGGCGGAGGTGGAGCTCTAccgcaggaggcggagcctccagGGGGGGGCCAACGCCGGCTGGATGAAGACGGTGGTGTCGGCGGGCGTGCTGGCGGACCGCATGGCGGCCATGACGCTACTGGTGCAGGACGCCCCGGTGCACACGCTGGAGCACGTGGATGCCCTGGTGACCCTGATGGGGCGGCCGGGGGGCCGGCGGGCGGGGCTGATGGCGCTGGACACGCTCagggagctgctgctgtccgACCTGCTGCCCGAGGACCGCAAGCTCCGCCCCTTCGCCCAGCACCCCTTCGACCAGCTGGAGCAGCGGGCGAGCGGGAACCGCGACGCCCGGGACCGGCGGCTGCTGCTCTGGTGCTTCGAGGCCCAGCTGAAGCAGCGGGTGGCCCGCTTCGTGGGGGCGCTGGACGCCCTGGGCCGCGACACGGTGGGGGCCGCCAAGGCCCGGGCACTGAGCACCGCCCACCAGCTGCTGGCAGCACGCCCCGAGCAGGAGAGGGCGCTGCTGGGCCAGGTGGTCAACAAGCTGGGCGACCCCGACTACCAGACGGCAGCACGGGCGGCGCACCTGCTGGGggggctgctgcagcagcacccCAACATGCGGGCGGTGGTGTGCGGCGAGGTGGAGCGCCTCCTGTTCCGCCCCAACGTAGGCGCCCGGGCGCAGTACTACGCCATCTGCTTCCTCAGCCAGGTGCGGCTCGCCCCGGGCGACGCCCCCCTGGCCTCCCGGCTCATCGCCATCTACTTCTCCTTCTTCAGCGCCTGCATCAGGAAGAAGGACCTGCAGTCCAAGATGCTGGGCGCCCTGCTGGCGGGCGTCAACCGGGCGTACCCCTATGCCGGGCCAGGCGACCAGAAGGTGCAGGAGCAGCTGGACACCCTGTTCCAGGTGGCGCACCTGGGGCGCTTCAGCACGGCGGTGCAGGCGCTCACGCTGCTGTTCCAGGTGATGGACGCCCAGCAGGGCGTGTCCGACCGCTACTACGTGGCTCTGTACAGGTAA